In Tenacibaculum sp. 190524A02b, the genomic stretch GTATAAATCAGCACGTTTCCAATCAACACCTAATTTATCTAGCTCTGTAGGAATTAGTGATTTTAATTTATCAGAAGAAGGTAGTAAGAATTTCTCATCTTTATGCTTTTTGATTAACTTAGTTAATTCAGGAAAAGTTCTATTTCCTACATAAATTTTACGTTTTCTATATACTACATATTTCTGTAAGTAGTAAGCAACAGCTTCTGATTGACAAAAGTATTTCATTGAGTCAGGCACGGTAAAGCGCATTTCTTCGGCTATTCTAAAAAAATGATCTACAGCATTTCTACTTGTTAAAATAATAGCTGTATAATTGTTTAAATCTATCTTTTGAGTTCTAACTTCTTTTACAGGAATTCCTTCAACATGTATAAAAGATCGAAAATCAATTTTGATTTTTTGTTTTTCCGCTAAATCAAAATACGGCGAAGTCTCTGTTTTTGGGGCTGGTTGAGACACTAAAATAGTTTTCACTTTCATAAAATTTCTCTTTACGTAGTTGTTGTTTTATAAAGTAATAATAGCGGAGCTATTTCAAGTGTGCAAAAGTACAAAATAAAATAAAATAACTTGCTAATAACAATGTTTTTATTATTAAAGATGATTAAAGTTGCCCTGAAAATGAGTAAGATTACCAGAAATGTAAATAAAAAAAGATTGCTGTTAATAGCGTATTTGTACACTATAAGTACTGGTAAAATTAATAGACATACTGTAAATAAATAACCATATTTAAGGTGCAAGAAGTAATTAACTCGCTCTTTTATAGCTAAAGCATTTACAATAAACATTTCAATAATAAATTTACTTAATAGATAAATAAATACACAAATTAGTAGTACAGAAAATGAAGTAAAGTTGTTGTCCATC encodes the following:
- a CDS encoding DUF4271 domain-containing protein, giving the protein MLRKSIKQSVLQAIELNNIDDSWFTLVIIFTIILLAILKLIKPSHLFGHTVAFFTPGFFQKKAEEEISIFNPFSFTLFLYSSIIIALSIFGFTCKKGLMDNNFTSFSVLLICVFIYLLSKFIIEMFIVNALAIKERVNYFLHLKYGYLFTVCLLILPVLIVYKYAINSNLFLFTFLVILLIFRATLIIFNNKNIVISKLFYFILYFCTLEIAPLLLLYKTTTT
- a CDS encoding uroporphyrinogen-III synthase; amino-acid sequence: MKVKTILVSQPAPKTETSPYFDLAEKQKIKIDFRSFIHVEGIPVKEVRTQKIDLNNYTAIILTSRNAVDHFFRIAEEMRFTVPDSMKYFCQSEAVAYYLQKYVVYRKRKIYVGNRTFPELTKLIKKHKDEKFLLPSSDKLKSLIPTELDKLGVDWKRADLYRTVVSDLSDLENVFYDVLVFFSPSGIDSLFKNFPNFKQNNTRIAVFGNSTIKAVEDRGLRVDIAAPTPETPSMTMALEKYIKDVNKK